The DNA sequence GGAATCGTTTTTTAAATTTCAGTAGAAATGAGAGAAGGAAAACAGAATCTGCCCCACCGCTTAGAGCAACAAGAATTTTATCACCTGGTTCAATCAGATGATTTTCATCAATAAACCTGAGCGCTTTTTGTTCGATGGTTTTTGTCATTAATGTGGAAATGAATTGAACTCACAATCTTATGTAAATAGAATTTTCAAAGATTTTTAATATTTACGTCATTCCAGCGATCCGGCAATTGCCGGAGAGTCCGGAATCTGATTCGATATATTGTCAGATTCTGGGCAACCTGCCTGTCGGACAGGCAGGGAAAGAACGACAAAACACTTTTAACGATTAATAATCTTGAAAATTCAACTTATTTCTAAAATCTGATAATCAAGTATACCTGCAGGTGCCTGAATTTTAACTTTATCACCGGCTTTAGTGCCGAGCAAACCTTTTCCTACAGGCGAAGTGATGGAAATTTTTCCTTCCTGGAAATCCGCTTCTTCGGGAGAGACGAGCAGGTAATCAAATGTTTTTCCGTTCTTCAGGTTTTTGATTTTTACCCTGGACAGAATGTGGACTTTTCCTTCTTCGAATTGTGAAGGATCAATTTCTCGCGCACGTGAAAGCATATCTTCCATCTTTGCAATCTTCAGCTCGAATAAACCTTGTTCTTCTTTTGCGGCATCGTATTCAGCATTTTCAGAAAGATCACCGTGGGCACGGGCTTCAGCAATTTTTTCAGCCATTGCTTTCCTGCCGTTGGTTTTCATTTCTTTTAATTCTTTTTCAATCTCGACAATTCTTTCCCGTGTGAGATATACAAAGTTTCCTTCTGCCATTTCTATCCTTTTGATTTGATAAAAAAAATAGCCACCGTCCCGATTATTGAGACAGTGGCAGAACAAAATTAAGGATTTGATTTTATGAAATCAAGACACGATTATTTTAATAGTATCATTTTCTTTGTGTCAGAAAAACTGCCGCTTTCGACTTTGTAAAAGTAAACGCCACTGTTCAGATTGCTTGCATCAAATTCTACTTTGTGCTTGCCAGCTTCAACCTGTCCGTTTACAAGTGTTGCAACTTCATTCCCGAGAACATCGTAAACCTTCAGCATAACATTACCGGTCACAGGTAACTGATAACTGATCACCGTATTTGGATTGAAAGGATTCGGATAATTCTGTTCAAGACTATAACTGAATGGCTGGTTTATATCTTCAACTTCAGTAATGATCGTATTGTTTTTCAGAATCCAGTTACCGGGATCAAATACAATTGACCCCGGATTTCCAACAACCTGGAATTGAAAATTCTGAGTCTGCGCATTGTTAAACAAAGTAACGGTTGTATCTCCGAGAGTAGTATTAATCCTGATCTGCACAGGCATTGTAAAGAAAGAAGGATTTGAATTTACAGCCTGGTTAATATTCAGTGAAATATTATAAATATCACCGCTTACAAATGATTTATTCCAGCCCACGGAATAAGTCGGTTCATTTTCACCATAAACCCATTCCTGGAAGAAATAATTTAAACTCTGACCATAAACACTTTCAGCAATTGCCTGGAAGTCTTCAGTTGTCGCAACACCATAAGATACTGACGGATCAGAACTATAAGCTCTCATAATATCAAAGAAAGTTGAATCACCGACGACACCTCTCAGCATATGAAGAACGCAACCGCCTTTAGCGTAAGTTCTGTTCCCATCAAAAATTTCCCATTCATCTTCGATATTCTGAACCCATAAAGTTCCCTGAGCGTTTCTTGCTGCATTCATATCTCCGATAATTTGGGTATTGTATGCTGCCTTTCCGCTTTTTGCTTCGACATAAACTGCTTCGGAGTAAGTTGCAAAGCCTTCATTAAGCCAGATGTTATGCCAGTCAGCGCAGGTAATCATATCACCGTACCACTGGTGAGCAAGTTCGTGAGAAATAACTCCCGATCCCCAGAAACCCATTGAAGTACAGGTTTGATGTTCCATTGCCCCGCCCCATTGAAATTCTGCGTGTCCATATTTTTCCTGGATGAAAGGATACTCACCATACCGCTGAGCAAATACTTCTATCATCTCGTCGGTTTCATCTACAAATGGTTTTACGTAATTAAAATTTTCAGGATAGATAAAATTCGTTATTACCATCGAATCTGATTGTCCGTAATGGTAGTAAGTATCGTACTGTGTATAGTTTGTGATTGCGAGAGAAATCAGGTAGTTGGCAATCGTGTAATGATTTTTCCAGTGATATGTGTGAGTGCCGTTTCCATTGTTCACAATACTCTCAAGCGAACCATTGGAAACAGGAACTAAGTTATCAGCAACTGTAATCCAAACATCTGATGAATCGGCTTTGTCGCCGGGAGTATCTTTCTGCGGCCACCAGTACGGACCGCTGTAAGATTCACTTAAAGATCCTATTACAGGTGTGCCTTGATGTGTTCCAAAGAAGAATCCGCCGAAACCAGTACCGTCGGGAACACCGCGATAATATACTTTCAGAGTAAAGGGTTCTCCCTGAGTATAAGTATGATCTAATGTAATATTAATTTTATTATTAGAATGTGTGTATTGTGCAGTAGTATTGTTTAATAATACCGAATCAACAATAAGAAAGCTTCTCAGATCGAGGAAGCAGTTGTTGAGTGAAGATGTATCCGACTTTACACCAATAGTTACATTTCCAGAAATATAGTTTGGGTTGTAGGTTACCTTTAAGTCCAGTCCGTAGTAAGTGACATCAATTTTGGTATCGCCCGGATACATAACTTTTGCCATTTGAATTGATCGTGAGTGTCTTTCCCTTTCGCTTTTAATCCAGGGTCTGTAATTTTCCTGAGCGATAAGAAGAGAAGATAACAAAAGAACAACAGTGAAGATTTGTTTGAACATTTTATTCCCGCTTTTTAAAAATAATTGTGAAGCCAAAAATAAGTGATAATCAGTCAATTCAAACACCGATTCTTTACCGAATGTCAGAAGTTGACGATTACCATCGAAGGAAGAGGCTTTCGCAATAATTTCGTTGTCATTCCGTGCTTGACACGGAATCCAGGAAAAACTTTGGTATTGGATTCCGGTTCTTCGCTTCGCTTGACCGGAATGACATACAGTATTTATTATAATTTACCGTTTAAAGACTATGACTTTTTAAATTATAATAAACCTGGCAATAATTAAGCTTGCTAATTGACAAACAAATTTGCGCTAGGTATTTTGCCAACAGTTTAATTCAAATTATAATTTATTAATCAGGAGAATCAATGCGATTAAAACTTTCCGTCAAAAGCCTTTCATATTTTTTGATAAGCATATTTATGATTTCCACAACTGCAGTAAATGCTCAGCAGAGCTTTTCCGAATTGTGGGATGATATTTCTGAAACAGGATTAGTTACGAATGGAACACGATATATTATTCCGGAATCATACAGAACACTTGAACTTGATTTGCAGAGTCTATTAGCTGCTCTGGCTCAAGTTCCACAAGAGAGTTCAACAAGTGTAAGTAACTCAGGATTTTTGCTAAGCTTACCATTGCCCGATAATTCATTCGCAACTTTCAGAGTTGTTGAATCGCCTGTCATGGAAGAAGAGCTTGCAGTTAAATATCCGCAGATAAAAACTTTTCTTGGACAAGGAACTGGTAAAGATTCTGATGCACGGGTTCGTTTTGATATCACACCGGCAGGATTTCACGCAATAATTTTTTCTACTGAAGGCACAGTTTATATAGATCCATATTCACTTGGAGAAACACGTTATTACATTTCTTATTATAAGAAAAATCATATCCCAACAGAAGAAAGATTAAGTCTTGAATGCACACTTTTAGGAGCTGATTCAGAATTTGGTGATCATATCAGACAATTAGTTGCAGAAAATCCTTTTGTAATGACTGGTCCCCAATTGAGAACTTACCGGACTGCAATTGCAACTACAGGTGAATATACAATTTTTCACGGCGGTACCGTTCCACAGGGATTGGCTGCTGTTGTTACTGCTCTAAATCGTGTTACAGGAGTTTATGAAAATGATTTTGCTGTAAGAATGATACTCATTGCAAATAACGATCTTATCATTTACACAAATCCTACTACTGATCCATATACCAATAATGATGGATTTGCAATGCTCTCTCAAAATCAAACCAATCTCGATGCAGTTATTGGAAGTGCAAATTATGATATTGGACACGTGTTCAGTACCGGCGGTGGTGGTGTTGCTTATTTAGGTGTTGTATGTGCAGGAGGATTTAAAGCAAGAGGAGTAACCGGTTTACCGCAGCCAATCGGAGATCCGTTTTACATAGATTACGTTGCTCACGAAATGGGACATCAGTACGGTGGAAACCATTCATTCAACGGAAGCGCAGGAGCGTGCAGCGGTGGAAACAGAAATGCTTCGACAGCTTATGAACCGGGAAGCGGAAGTACAATTATGGCTTATGCAGGAATCTGTTCACCGCAAAATCTTCAGAACAACAGTGATGATTATTTTCATAATATTAATTTTGTGGAGATTGTGAACTATACAACAGTTGGAAACGGAAATTTCTGTCCGGTCATAACCAATACAGGAAACGGTGAACCAACCGTTACAGTTCCTGCTGGAGGATTTACAATTCCAATCAGCACCCCGTTTATGCTGACAGGTTCAGCAATAGATCCAGATGGTGATCCACTAACTTATTGCTGGGAAGAATTTGATCTCGGACCTGCAGGACATCCGAATTCACCTTCAGGCAATGCACCGATATTCAGATCTTTCGACCCGGTTGATGTTCCTTACAGATATTTCCCGAAACTTTCAAACATATTAAGTAATACACAGACTATCGGAGAAATTCTACCAACGTATACTCGCACGCTGACTTTCAGATTAACCGTTCGTGATAACCGAGCTGGTGGTGGTGGAGTAAATTATGCTCAGATGCAGGCGATAAATGTTACAAATACAGCTGGACCTTTCCTTGTCACACAGCCAAACACAAATGTTAACTGGCTTGGTAATACAGTGAACACTGTAACCTGGGATGTTGCTAATACTAGCGTTGCGCCTGTTAATGTAACTCAAGTAAATATCTTGCTTTCAACTGACGGCGGAAATAATTTTACTGAAGTTCTCGCAGCAAATACTGCAAACGATGGCTCAGAGGATATTTTCCTTCCGAATATTCCGACAACACAGGCAAGAATAAAAGTAGAAGCCGTTGGCAACGTTTTCTTTGATCTTTCAAATACAAATTTTACGATTGAAGATTTTATTCCGGTTGAACTGACTGCATTCTTTGCGTTGAATACTCAGAATGGAATACTTCTTAAATGGACAACTGCCACAGAAAACAACAACTCAGGATTTTCTATTGAGCGAAGCACAGATAAAATTAATTTCCATGAAGTTGTTTTTGTAAACGGAAAAGGAACAACAACAGAAGTCAACGATTATGAATATGTTGATAATATCAATATAGCAGGAACATATTATTACAGGTTGAAGCAAGTTGATTTTGATGGCTCGTTCACTTATTCAAATATAGTTGAAGCTGAAGTTGAAGGACCGCAGGTGTTCAATCTTTCGCAGAACTATCCAAATCCATTCAATCCATCTACGATGATCAAGTTCTCACTGCCGGTTGATTCCCGTGTGGCAATTGAATTGTTCAACACATTGGGTGAAAAAGTTGACGAGCTGACAAACAGAGACTATAGTATCGGAAATCACGAAATAAACTTTGATGCATCTGATCTTTCGAACGGAATTTATTATTACACAATCAGCGCTAATGGTGTTGATGGCAGTTCGTTCGTTTCAACGAAGAAGATGGTTTTAATCAAGTAAGAAAACCTCACCCTGTTTCCCTCTCCTTGCTAAGGAGAGGGACTAAGGGAGAGGTCAGTAGAAGCGAGTTAATCACTTACCTTTTTATTTCCTTCAATATTTTAACTCAATCCACTTCCTGAATTCTGCAGATTCTTTTAAAATCGCAGAAGCGGCAAACTTTAGCTTCCCGGTTTTGAAGTGTTGAAAGATGAAATTTACCTCGTGAAATATCTCCGGTGAATTTATCAACCATTTCCAGACAAATTTTTATCATTTCTTCGGCAGAGGAAATGTTCTCTTCAGTGTTTTCCGTTTTAGATCTTTTTGATTTCAAGTTGATATTTTTTTTGCCAAAATCACCTTCACTAAACTTTAAAGAAAATATTTGTGCACCAGCGGGTCGGTATTCGCTTTGAAGTTCACGTTTAATTAATTCTTTGGCAGCAAAAAGATACAGCGGAAGTTGCAATGAAATTCCACTGGAGAGTTCCTCAGAAGTCGGCTTTGTTCCTCCAAGTTTGTAATCAACAACCTTTAATGTTTTGTTATCTCTGTTGATATCGATCCTGTCTATTTTGCCTCTCAGTTTTATTTTGCCTGTACTTATTGCTTCTTTGGATTTTTCGGGACTTCCCTCCTCTTTACGAACATCTCCAAAGCTCATTTCAAAAAATTCAGGTACGTAGCCGCCGTCACTTTTTCTTTCCTCTTCCAAAAATTTATACAGAATAGATTCTCTTTTGATACCATTGATGCCGAGAAGCTTCTCCCGCTCATAAAAAGAAACTTCAGGATTAAGCTGGAGCTTATCAAATCTGCTTTCCGCTATTTTAAAGAGAAGCACTTCTGCTTTTTTAAAGTCTTCTTCAGAACAATTGAACAATGCAATCCCATTTTTCTTCAATGCCGAATAAAATTCATAAAGAATTGAATGAATAAGACTGCCGTACTCAAATGCTTCAAGCTCTTCCACAGGTTCAACTACAGTTTCGAGCTTGAGAATATTCTCGACAAAATATTTATAAGGACACTTTGCATAATTCTCAAGCTGAGTTGCAGAGAATTCAGCTTCTGTTACTTCTGTCAGTTTCTTTTTGACTTCTTCATTTATTTCAGGTGAGATAAATCCTGTGTACTCGGATTCACCAAACGGATCTTCAAATCTTCTCCTGTCAATTTTTATTTCATTATCAATTGCCGTTATATCTAATCCCGTTTCATCAGCAAGGCTTAGTTTTATTCTTTCTTCTTCGGGGAGAGTTCCAATAAATTGAAGCAGCTCTTCTTTTGAATAAATTTCATTTTTAAAATCATCACTGCTGATCAATCTTGATTCAAACAACGAATTAAAATCCTGCAGGAAACTTGACTGGACAAGTTCTCTTTTGCCATCCGTCTGTGGATAACTCAGATATAATTTTTTCTTCCAGGTACACAAAGCCTGGTAAAATAAATATCGCTGCTCAACCTGATGGCGAATTTCCTCTCTTGCAAAAGAACCTGAGAAAAATATTTCAGGTGTAAATCGTGTCGGCAGATCGCCGTCGTTCAATCCGCCGATAAAAAGATGATCAAAGTTTAGTCCGCGGATTTCATTTAGTGTTGTTATTTGAACTCCGTAACCCGGTTTTTCAGAAATATTATATCTTGTAAAAGCTGCAGTGGTTCTTATCTGATTTAGATAAAAATGCAGAGAAAATTTTTCTTTACTGCCGTACTCTAGCTCAATCAGGCCGGTTATTTCATCAATCAATTTAACAAAAGAATTAAATGCGATAGTATCATACTCAACAACATCAGATGGAGCGTTGAGCAGTATTGCAGGCAAATCCAGATTGAAAATCAGCGAAAGAATATTTTCCCGGAATTCAGTCGGAGTAAGTTTTAATGCGAATGGCTTGAGCTGGCTATTTATTTTTTCAAGTTCACTAAATGCAGATTTATAATTTTTAATCTTTGTTTCAGATTTGACTGACG is a window from the bacterium genome containing:
- the greA gene encoding transcription elongation factor GreA, whose product is MAEGNFVYLTRERIVEIEKELKEMKTNGRKAMAEKIAEARAHGDLSENAEYDAAKEEQGLFELKIAKMEDMLSRAREIDPSQFEEGKVHILSRVKIKNLKNGKTFDYLLVSPEEADFQEGKISITSPVGKGLLGTKAGDKVKIQAPAGILDYQILEIS
- a CDS encoding T9SS type A sorting domain-containing protein, with protein sequence MFKQIFTVVLLLSSLLIAQENYRPWIKSERERHSRSIQMAKVMYPGDTKIDVTYYGLDLKVTYNPNYISGNVTIGVKSDTSSLNNCFLDLRSFLIVDSVLLNNTTAQYTHSNNKINITLDHTYTQGEPFTLKVYYRGVPDGTGFGGFFFGTHQGTPVIGSLSESYSGPYWWPQKDTPGDKADSSDVWITVADNLVPVSNGSLESIVNNGNGTHTYHWKNHYTIANYLISLAITNYTQYDTYYHYGQSDSMVITNFIYPENFNYVKPFVDETDEMIEVFAQRYGEYPFIQEKYGHAEFQWGGAMEHQTCTSMGFWGSGVISHELAHQWYGDMITCADWHNIWLNEGFATYSEAVYVEAKSGKAAYNTQIIGDMNAARNAQGTLWVQNIEDEWEIFDGNRTYAKGGCVLHMLRGVVGDSTFFDIMRAYSSDPSVSYGVATTEDFQAIAESVYGQSLNYFFQEWVYGENEPTYSVGWNKSFVSGDIYNISLNINQAVNSNPSFFTMPVQIRINTTLGDTTVTLFNNAQTQNFQFQVVGNPGSIVFDPGNWILKNNTIITEVEDINQPFSYSLEQNYPNPFNPNTVISYQLPVTGNVMLKVYDVLGNEVATLVNGQVEAGKHKVEFDASNLNSGVYFYKVESGSFSDTKKMILLK
- a CDS encoding T9SS type A sorting domain-containing protein; translated protein: MRLKLSVKSLSYFLISIFMISTTAVNAQQSFSELWDDISETGLVTNGTRYIIPESYRTLELDLQSLLAALAQVPQESSTSVSNSGFLLSLPLPDNSFATFRVVESPVMEEELAVKYPQIKTFLGQGTGKDSDARVRFDITPAGFHAIIFSTEGTVYIDPYSLGETRYYISYYKKNHIPTEERLSLECTLLGADSEFGDHIRQLVAENPFVMTGPQLRTYRTAIATTGEYTIFHGGTVPQGLAAVVTALNRVTGVYENDFAVRMILIANNDLIIYTNPTTDPYTNNDGFAMLSQNQTNLDAVIGSANYDIGHVFSTGGGGVAYLGVVCAGGFKARGVTGLPQPIGDPFYIDYVAHEMGHQYGGNHSFNGSAGACSGGNRNASTAYEPGSGSTIMAYAGICSPQNLQNNSDDYFHNINFVEIVNYTTVGNGNFCPVITNTGNGEPTVTVPAGGFTIPISTPFMLTGSAIDPDGDPLTYCWEEFDLGPAGHPNSPSGNAPIFRSFDPVDVPYRYFPKLSNILSNTQTIGEILPTYTRTLTFRLTVRDNRAGGGGVNYAQMQAINVTNTAGPFLVTQPNTNVNWLGNTVNTVTWDVANTSVAPVNVTQVNILLSTDGGNNFTEVLAANTANDGSEDIFLPNIPTTQARIKVEAVGNVFFDLSNTNFTIEDFIPVELTAFFALNTQNGILLKWTTATENNNSGFSIERSTDKINFHEVVFVNGKGTTTEVNDYEYVDNINIAGTYYYRLKQVDFDGSFTYSNIVEAEVEGPQVFNLSQNYPNPFNPSTMIKFSLPVDSRVAIELFNTLGEKVDELTNRDYSIGNHEINFDASDLSNGIYYYTISANGVDGSSFVSTKKMVLIK
- a CDS encoding exodeoxyribonuclease V subunit gamma gives rise to the protein MILTKHKIEKVDVDFLINSKLSEGRINEVLFIVPTKRKIRYLTRDLISLSPGNSLSGLKIETIGSFSEKMLTEVEGNINQVSEQAAILLLNHSFKKTNLKYFSQYRDQIPFGTLERVKNVISEYKRHGISPERLKQEAKNLSGGEKLKAIDMTEVYNDYQETLLKNNLMEAGDVYSSLNSKEKKYFDDAFYFNYSSCKYVLVNGFDEFTAPEVEIINSASGVADVELFVILDYYKYNPLVFSHLNACHDNFVAKGFKEVKDISPTTQSRFLNIVRENLSIRIPEKKEHDFKDSISCINSLNREEEVELIAKEIKKLLVNEKVEPEKICVVFNLIGNYSAIIRDRFNVYGIPFNLTDRFSLSTSPPVKALVSFLEILENDFYYKNIFRALSSEFLGGLKVDVSNLLKISAELKIVSGYETWSNKINAKITEMISADDPSVKSETKIKNYKSAFSELEKINSQLKPFALKLTPTEFRENILSLIFNLDLPAILLNAPSDVVEYDTIAFNSFVKLIDEITGLIELEYGSKEKFSLHFYLNQIRTTAAFTRYNISEKPGYGVQITTLNEIRGLNFDHLFIGGLNDGDLPTRFTPEIFFSGSFAREEIRHQVEQRYLFYQALCTWKKKLYLSYPQTDGKRELVQSSFLQDFNSLFESRLISSDDFKNEIYSKEELLQFIGTLPEEERIKLSLADETGLDITAIDNEIKIDRRRFEDPFGESEYTGFISPEINEEVKKKLTEVTEAEFSATQLENYAKCPYKYFVENILKLETVVEPVEELEAFEYGSLIHSILYEFYSALKKNGIALFNCSEEDFKKAEVLLFKIAESRFDKLQLNPEVSFYEREKLLGINGIKRESILYKFLEEERKSDGGYVPEFFEMSFGDVRKEEGSPEKSKEAISTGKIKLRGKIDRIDINRDNKTLKVVDYKLGGTKPTSEELSSGISLQLPLYLFAAKELIKRELQSEYRPAGAQIFSLKFSEGDFGKKNINLKSKRSKTENTEENISSAEEMIKICLEMVDKFTGDISRGKFHLSTLQNREAKVCRFCDFKRICRIQEVD